A single window of Pyxicephalus adspersus chromosome 10, UCB_Pads_2.0, whole genome shotgun sequence DNA harbors:
- the LOC140338795 gene encoding uncharacterized protein, which translates to MDKSRDHVSKKILKLTLKIIYLLTGEDYGPIKEQCVCSTPQNKSQSPIMKPPPSSLIPDRSNDQKILKVTNKIIELLTGEVSVRCQDVTVYFSMEEWEYLEEHKDLFENIMDDQQSVAPLGESSTCNTPEKCPSPIYAHCLENVVDVSQHTEGENSSITQDPKEIEDQGSINEELGVSMDCRKEKDHPLKSLKQDAGHISKDSRQDVGHLPNDKQEVDQIQKDCRQEIDLIRKICRQEVETILKDCKREIERIQKDCRQEINCIPRDCTQEAGHTFKDGKQEVEFIPRDCKQEIFSISKDCRQEPERPLVDCKLEVDAVLKDCKQEVDQITKDCRQEGNSMPKDCKLEAERNLKDCRWSTGLAQNDWDHEDEDVQQYYEEEQMKSVKIEILSDDEWDDEEWDDAYKEGESPIYINTDGSSGGNTPEKCPQNLFIDCREEDHESSPDFQRLARPQEKASSSLCKSNSKIIPKSQPDNGTTSTSTLNNNMVKRCSMAQRTFSPGQMELMTHFGLPSSQEHAQMLHHHQQQQQKNINTARKTTSDIQTLQNFLSEMNENRKIEEIPHTELDTLLSKFLLVVKRKDGNEYEPHTLRCMVGSIDRYLKEHNYMHTIVYGNSKDFPLTKQSLNAKIKFLKKIAESNPPIRQEALTDNDIENLYKSGTLSIENPTSLLNLVFFNNGIHFALRTKEQYNLQWGDIKLKVDPRGNQYLEYTDRQMEVVENRKNIRQVKPRMYATPHAPDRDPVTAFLKYRSFRPGAMMAPDAPFYLAPNINYNPAFSEWYRSTKIGIQKIRAMMTTMKIRASLPESKKKVGYITKKRLVERLPQHLLTGPSMGQAIQNNMHSGTNHPVATEVAQHKMAAIINNIPTSMASQSQDKMLMSVSSFHPRPSTSRYGEPPVHKRTFIDPDLIKHHNAIMQRNSALFLNSYSQLIPDEPAKKRKTIPYDFKSE; encoded by the exons ATGGACAAGAGCAGAGATCATGTGTCTAAGAAGATTTTGAAACTCACGCTGAAGATTATCTACCTGTTGACTGGAGAG GACTATGGGCCTATCAAGGAACAATGTGTTTGCAGCACACCTCAGAACAAAAGCCAGAGCCCCATTATGAAGCCTCCACCTTCCTCCCTCATTCCTGATAGAAGCAATGATCAGAAGATCCTAAAGGTTACCAACAAGATCATTGAGCTGCTGACTGGAGAG gtttctgtaaggtgtcaggatgtcactgtctatttctccatggaggaatGGGAGTATTTAGAAGAACACAAGGATCTCTTTGAGAACATTATGGACGATCAACAGTCCGTCGCCCCTCTAG GGGAATCTAGCACTTGCAATACACCAGAAAAATGTCCTAGTCCTATCTATGCACATTGTTTGGAGAACGTTGTTGATGTATCACAACACACCGAAGGGGAAAATAGCAGTATTACTCAGGATCCTAAAGAGATAGAAGACCAAGGATCAATAAATGAGGAGCTTGGTGTCTCCATGGACTGTAGAAAGGAAAAAGATCATCCCCTAAAGAGTTTAAAACAGGATGCTGGCCATATCTCTAAAGATTCTAGACAGGATGTTGGCCACCTCCCAAACGATAAACAGGAGGTTGACCAAATCCAAAAAGACTGCAGACAGGAAATTGATCTAATCCGAAAAATTTGTAGGCAAGAAGTTGAGACCATCTTAAAGGATTGCAAGCGAGAAATTGAACGTATCCAAAAAGACTGCAGACAGGAGATCAACTGCATCCCTAGAGATTGTACACAGGAGGCTGGCCACACCTTCAAAGATGGTAAACAGGAAGTCGAGTTTATCCCTAGAGACTGTAAACAGGAAATTTTCAGTATCTCCAAGGACTGCCGACAGGAACCCGAACGTCCCTTGGTGGATTGTAAATTGGAAGTTGACGCGGTTTTAAAGGACTGTAAACAGGAGGTTGACCAAATTACAAAAGACTGTAGGCAGGAGGGTAACTCTATGCCAAAAGACTGCAAATTGGAAGCTGAGCGTAACTTGAAGGATTGCAGATGGAGCACCGGCCTTGCCCAAAATGACTGGGATCATGAAGACGAAGACGTCCAGCAGTATTATGAG GAAGAACAaatgaaaagtgtaaaaattGAGATCTTATCGGATGATGAGTGGGATGATGAAGAATGGGATGATGCATATAAAGAAGGAGAAAGTCCTATATATATTAACACAG ATGGATCAAGTGGTGGGAATACTCCAGAAAAATGTCCCCAAAATCTGTTTATTGATTGCAGGGAAGAAGATCATGAATCATCTCCAGATTTTCAG CGCCTTGCTCGGCCTCAGGAAAAAGCAAGCTCTTCGCTATGTAAAAGCAATTCTAAGATTATACCAAAAAGTCAGCCCGATAATGGAACAACTTCCACTTCAACACTAAACAATAACATGGTGAAAAGATGCTCTATGGCCCAGAGGACATTCTCTCCTGGTCAGATGGAATTAATGACTCACTTTGGATTACCATCTTCTCAAGAGCACGCACAAATGttacaccaccaccaacagcagcagcaaaaaaatatcAACACTGCCCGTAAAACTACCTCAGACATTCAAACGCTGCAGAATTTTTTGagtgaaatgaatgaaaatcGTAAAATCGAAGAAATACCTCATACCGAGCTTGACACGCTGCTCTCAAAATTTCTTCTCGTGGTGAAAAGGAAGGACGGCAACGAGTACGAGCCACACACCCTCCGCTGCATGGTGGGAAGTATTGATCGGTACTTAAAAGAACACAACTATATGCACACAATTGTATATGGAAACAGCAAGGACTTCCCATTGACCAAGCAGTCGCTCAATGCCAAAATCAAATTTTTGAAAAAGATTGCAGAAAGCAATCCACCAATTAGACAGGAGGCTTTGACTGACAACGACATTGAAAACCTCTATAAGAGCGGCACTCTGTCAATAGAGAATCCGACTAGCTTGCTTAACTTGGTGTTCTTCAACAACGGGATACATTTTGCACTTCGAACGAAAGAACAGTATAACCTCCAATGGGGCGACATCAAACTGAAAGTTGACCCACGTGGAAACCAGTATTTGGAGTACACTGATCGCCAGATGGAGGTGGTGGAAAATCGCAAAAATATAAGACAAGTAAAGCCAAGGATGTATGCAACCCCTCATGCACCAGACAGGGATCCGGTGACAGCATTCCTAAAATACAGGAGCTTTAGGCCCGGAGCCATGATGGCACCAGATGCCCCTTTTTATTTGGCACCCAACATCAACTATAACCCTGCATTCTCAGAGTGGTATCGTTCCACAAAAATAGGAATCCAAAAAATTCGAGCCATGATGACAACAATGAAAATCCGCGCATCTCTTCCAGAATCTAAGAAAAAAGTAGGGtacattaccaaaaaaagatTGGTAGAAAGACTTCCACAGCACTTGTTGACAGGCCCATCAATGGGACAAGCCATACAGAACAACATGCACAGCGGCACCAACCATCCGGTTGCCACTGAGGTAGCCCAACATAAAATGGCAGCCATTATAAACAACATCCCAACATCAATGGCAAGCCAGTCGCAAGACAAGATGTTGATGTCTGTTAGCAGTTTCCACCCGCGACCTTCGACAAGCAGATACGGCGAGCCCCCTGTCCATAAAAGAACCTTCATAGACCCCGACCTAATTAAGCATCACAATGCCATCATGCAGAGGAATTCTGCACTCTTTCTCAATAGCTACTCTCAACTCATACCTGATGAACCGGCTAAGAAACGCAAAACTATCCCTTATGACTTTAAGTCAGAGTAG